The Arcobacter roscoffensis genome segment ATAACTAAATCTAGAATCTTTACAGATGAAGAGTATGAGCAATTAAAAAAAGAAGAAGAGGGGAATTAATCCTTTTTTTCTTCTTGACTTGTTACAAGGGCAAGGTTTGTTAAATCATGTTTTTGTAATAAATCTAAAACTTTCACAACTCTTTGATATTCAACTTTTTTGTCAATTCTAACAAGTACAGCTTTTTGTTTATTTTCAATAGCTTTTAGATTATCTTCTAGTGATTGAAAAGATACTTCTATTCCTTTTATTGCAAGTTTATTTGAACTAAGTTCTATAAAAACTTGTTCTTCATCTACTTTTAACTCTTTAGCATTTGAATTTGGCAAATCAAGTATTAAAGCTAGTTCGTCTTTTTTAAACACTGAACTTACAATAAAAAATAAAAGTAGTATAAAAACCACATCTATGATTGGGGTTAAGTCTAAACCTAAAGGTTCTCTTCTTTTCATACTATTTAATTGTACTTTTTGCTTTTAATTCAATAGAATCAATTTGTGAAATAAAATGATTATAAGCAATATGATGAGGTATTGCTACTATTAAGCCTGCTATTGTTGTAATTAGTGCGATTGAAATACCATTTGAGAAAACACTTGGATCACCTAAACCATTTTTTGTAATAACATCAAAAGACTGATAAACCCCAATTACAGTTCCAAGTAATCCTAAAAGTGGTGCAATTGTAGCAATGTTTTTTATATATGTAAGACCACTTTCTAGCTTTTTTACTTCATACTCAATTTGTGAAAAAACTGAGTTTGTTGAGTTTTTATCAAGTTTTGTCTCAATCTTTTTTATCATGGCATTTTTTCTTGGAAGTGTAAATAGCTTCCATAAAATTATAGTAAATCCAATAGTATTTAAAGCTATTAAGATATAGACAATAAGGCCACCTTTTTGTATATAAAAAAGTATATCCATGTTTATCCTCTTATAAGTTTTTTTGTTATTGTACATAAATTTTATTAATAAATGGTACAATTTTAAAATGAATTACACAAACTCTCCCATAGAAAAAATCACATTTAACAATAATAGTTTTTATATAAAAAGAGATGACTTACTACATAAAGACTTTTCTGGTAATAAAGCTAGAAAATTTTATTATTTCTTGCAAAAAGATTTGATTGGAATAAAAAAAATAGTATCTCATGGTTCTGCTCAATCAAATGCAATGTACTCTTTGTCTGTTCTTGCAAAAATTAAAGGAACGTCATTTGATTATTATGTAGATCATATTGCCTCTTTTTTAAAAGATAATCCTACTGGAAACTATAAATATGCTTTAGAAAATGGTATGAATATTTATGAAAAAGAAGTGCCAAATAACTTTGAAGATGATGTTTTATTTATAAAAGAAGGTGGAGCTTTAAACGAAGCCCAATTTGGCTTGAAAATACTTGCAGATGAGATAAAGATTTGGGCAGAAGAAAATAGTATAAAAAATTTAAAGGTTTTTT includes the following:
- a CDS encoding ExbD/TolR family protein: MKRREPLGLDLTPIIDVVFILLLFFIVSSVFKKDELALILDLPNSNAKELKVDEEQVFIELSSNKLAIKGIEVSFQSLEDNLKAIENKQKAVLVRIDKKVEYQRVVKVLDLLQKHDLTNLALVTSQEEKKD
- a CDS encoding MotA/TolQ/ExbB proton channel family protein → MDILFYIQKGGLIVYILIALNTIGFTIILWKLFTLPRKNAMIKKIETKLDKNSTNSVFSQIEYEVKKLESGLTYIKNIATIAPLLGLLGTVIGVYQSFDVITKNGLGDPSVFSNGISIALITTIAGLIVAIPHHIAYNHFISQIDSIELKAKSTIK
- a CDS encoding 1-aminocyclopropane-1-carboxylate deaminase, producing MNYTNSPIEKITFNNNSFYIKRDDLLHKDFSGNKARKFYYFLQKDLIGIKKIVSHGSAQSNAMYSLSVLAKIKGTSFDYYVDHIASFLKDNPTGNYKYALENGMNIYEKEVPNNFEDDVLFIKEGGALNEAQFGLKILADEIKIWAEENSIKNLKVFLPSGTGTTALYLQKYLPYEVITCACVGNEEYLKKQFFQLENSNHPKILAKTKKYHFGKLYKEFYEIHLRLLEQTNIKFDLLYDSLGIKLFEEYIRNDNKTSNNYLYIHQGGIIGNESMLQRYKNKYKEL